In the Nitrosopumilus cobalaminigenes genome, TTAATAATTTGTCAAAAATTGTATCTGATACTAGTGTAATAATTAACGGTCAACTTTTATCCCAAATTGAATCTGGTGCCGTCAGAAATTCTGAAATCATTATCCCTCAAGCTGTTTTTGATGAGCTTCAATCACAGGCATCTAAAAAAAGAGAACAAGGATTTGTCGGTCTTGAGAAAATTAGAAAATTAAAATTATTATCTGGAAGTCATGGGTTAACTGTAATTGTCGGTGGGTCTCATCCAACTTCTGATGATGTGAAACTTGCAAGCAGTGGTAGAATTGATTCACTAATTGTTGATATGGCCAAACAAAATAATGCAATTTTATACACTTCTGATCGTGTGCAACATTTAGTTGCACAGGCTGAAGATGTTGAAACTGTTTTCTTAAAATCTGAAATAAAGAATGAGTCTTTAGAATTTCTCAAATTCTTTGATTCAGAAACTATGAGCATACATCTTAAGGAGAATCAGTGTCCCTTGGCCAAAAAAGGCAAACCCGGAGAATTTGTTTTAACAAAATTAAACGATGAACTTCTTTCAAAAGATTATTTGGAAATGATGTCCTCTCAAATTTTAGATCTTGTAAATGTGTATGATTCTAGCACTTTGGAAATATCAAAAACTGGTGCATCTGTAGTTCAACATGAAGACTATCGAATTGCAATTACCTATCCTCCTTTTTCAGAATCTTTTGAAATAACCATAGTTCATCCAATTGTAAAAATGTCTCTTGATGATTACACTATATCTGAAAAATTAATGGAAAGATTTTCTGATAGTGCAGAAGGTATTGTAATTTCTGGTTCACCCGGCTCTGGAAAAAGTACGTTGGCATCTGGCCTTGCAAATTTTTATAACAACAAAGGAAAAATTGTTAAAACATTTGAATCTCCACGTGATTTGCAAGTTGATTCTGGAATAACACAGTACAGTAAACTAGATGGAAGTTTTGATAACTCTGCAGATATTTTATTACTTGTCCGGCCTGATTATACTATTTTTGATGAAGTAAGAAGACGGGAAGATTTTACCACCTTTGCTGATTTGAGATTAACTGGAGTTGGAATGGTTGGTGTTGTACATGCAAATTCTCCCTTGGATGCAATTCAGCGCTTCATTGGAAAAATTGAACTAGGAATTATTCCTAATGTTTTGGATACTGTGGTTTTCGTAAAAGATGGAGGAATTCAAAAAGTCTATGACTTGGAATTAAAGGTTAAAGTTCCTACTGGGATGACTGAATCTGATTTAGCAAGACCTGTAATAGAAATTAGAAATTTTGAAGACAATACACTAGAACATGAAATTTACACTTTTGGTGAGGAAAATGTCATTGTACCCGTAGGTAAAAAAACAGAAAAAATAGGAATTGAAAAACTTGCTGAGGATAAAATTAAAGAAACTTTCAGACAATATGACCCACGCGCAGAAGTTGAAATTTTAACTGATAATCGTGTCAAAGTCATGGTTGACGAACAATACATTGCATCAATCATTGGTAGAGGTGGTTCAAACATTAATGATATTGAAAAATTACTCAATGTACACATTGATGTTGTTGAAAAAACATCTAATGATATTTCAATGACTTCAAATGATTTACCCTTTAGTTTTTCAGAATCCAAAACGGCATTGCTTTTAACTGTAAATAGAGATTTTACAGCAATGCATGCTGATATCTATGCAAATGAAAAATTCATTGCATCAGTTAGGATTGGAAAGAAAGGACAAATTAAAATTCCAAAACGTTCTGATGTTGCACGAAACTTGATGGATTTAACATCTTCTCAAAATGAAATCAAAATTTTCCTTAAAGATTTTTAAAATTATCGATAATTTTTGGATTTGCTTTTAGAAAAGTAATAAATTTTCTTAATTGTTTGATTGTTTTTGGGTTTAGGTGATGTTCTATCCCTTCTGTATCTTGGTTTGCAGTATCATATCCAACTCCTAAGATTTCAAAAAATTCTAACAATATTCCGTGTTTTTGTCTAATCCCTTCTGCAATTTTGATTCCTTTATTTGTTAGATTTATTCCGTGATATTTCTCATATTCCAAAAACCCATTTTCATCCAATCTTTGAAGCATTTTGGTAACACTGGGTGCACTAACATTCATGTATCTTGAAATGTCTAATGTTGTTGCATATCCTTTTAACTCAACTAATTCTGAAATTATTTCCAAATAATCTTCCATTCTTGTACTTGAACGTGTTCTCTCTGATTGATGTGCAGCTTTGATTGAATCTAGTCTTTTGTAATTTTTAGACTTCATGTTATCTTTGTAACTAAATTAAATCTAGTATAATTGGGTGTCTTTTGACTTGGATTTGGTTACTCTTTGTTGACTTGAAAGTGACCGTAGTTGATCTTTGATTCTTAACTAATTTCTTCTAAATCTAGGTTGGAATGGTTGATCCCCTAAAGGCACGTCTAGATAAATTACGAAAATTCTCTGATTCTGCTAAAAGAAGAGCCAGCTTATACGCTGAAGTCTCAACTATGGATGACAAACATACTGCCCGTTCATTAGGAGCACTTCAAAAAGCACCTGCTCCTGGAAAAAAACTCCAAAAAATTGGGTTTTTGATGTTATGGGTCCCTGAACCTACTGGTGTTACATGTGCTATAGGAGGTCCAATGATAGTTGCCGGGCGATACCTTGACAAAAAGTACAATGGTTCAACACTTCATGATATTGGTCATCAGACAAAAAATACAATGTCTTCGATTTCTGATTTTAAGAATTCTGTAATGTAATCTCCCTTAGTTTTTAAAAGGATTGAAACAAATTCCTTTATGACTACTCGTGCACAAGCATTAATCCCAATTACGATTGCTGCTGTAATTATTGGTGTTATTGGAATGCTTACTCTTCCAAGTGACAGTAAACTTGAATCTGTTGAATTTCCACGAGGAACGATATTGGTTGATGATGTTGCGCTTGAAGTTCAAATTGCAGATTCTGAACCAAGACGTGTACGTGGATTAATGTTTCAAGATCAATTGCCTCCTGATCAAGGAATGATTTTTGTTTTCAAGGAACCTGGGTTGTATTCTTTATGGATGCTTAACATGCAATTTCCTTTGGATATGATTTGGTTTGATCTTGATGGAAATGTTGTACATATTGAAAAAAATGTACCTCCTTGCAAAACTGCATTAGAAATTACTACTTGTCAGAGTGTTGTACCTGATGATGACGCATCGTATATTCTTGAAGTGACATCTGGATTTATAGATCAAAACAATATCACAAAAGATTCTAAATTAACAATTATCTCTATTTGATATTGCAAAAACTTATCTTTGAATACGAATTTTCTAAATTATGAATAAATTTATTCTAATCTCTATTCCTGTAGTAATTGGAATAATAATTTTATCTTCTTTATTGATATCTAACAATGAATCTGTTGAACCTGAATCTAATTTAATTTATGATGCTGGTTTTACCTATTATGATATTGAAAAAATTCGAAATATTTTAGCAGAACAAAATATTTTTGTTTCTTCTCCTACTGCAATTACTGATCAAACGATTGATCAATATTGTACTTATTTCCAAAAAGGACTTCCTAGATCTGTAGAGTATTGTACAACTACTGCTGTAGTGAATGCTGATGGTGATACAATAGGGAATATCAATATTGGTGGTAATACTCAATCTCCTATTTTGGCAATTGCTAATCTTGAAACATCCTCCCTAGAGTCAAATCAAGAGGAAACAATTGCAGTGTTTAAAACTATGATTGAGACACTTGTTTGTGATTGTTGGGATGAAAAAAAATCTGCAGATTATGAATCTGTTACTGACTGGATGGAAGGTGTTAGAACGTTTTATTATGATTCAGACCAACGTAGCATAACATCAAAAATTGATAATTTGGCTGATCATGAAATATTCTTAGAAATCACTACTATGGATAACTCTGTTTTGCAGACATTAATTATTCTAAAGTAGTTTAATTATATGATGGATTTCTTTGATTGATGCTATTATGATTGATCAACTATGGCTTATTGTATTAGGATTTGGTGCAGGAATTCTAGGTTCTATGATTGGTCTTGGTGGTGGAATAATTGTTGTTCCTGTTTTAACATTTTTGGGGTTTTCACCAACAGTTGCAGCAAGTAATAGTTTGTTTGCTGCATTAAGTAATGCTACTGCATCTACAATTTCATATTCCAAACAAAAACGAATTGATTACTCTTTGGGTATTAAACTTGGATTACTTTCAATACCTGGTACTGTTTTAGGTGCAATTGTTTCTACTGACATTGCACCTGATCTTTTTAAAATTTTATTTGGATTTGTATTAATTGCATCTGCAGCATATATTTTTCTCCGGAAACAAATTGAAACTAAAGAAAAAATAATTTCAAAACAAATAATGATTTTTGCTATAGGTGCCAGTTTCTTTGCAGGCGTTATTTCTTCTTTCTTTGGAATTGGTGGTGGTATTGTCTTTGTTCCTTTGATGGTAGTTGGAATGGGAATGGCAATGAAAAAAGCTGCACCTACATCACAATTGATTTTATTATTTGCGTCTTTCTCTGGAGTAGTTGTACATAGTCTACTTGGGCATCCTGACTTTATTCAAGCTGGATTGTTAGCAATTGGTTCTTTTATCGGTGGACTAGTTGGTGCAAGATTATCTATTGATGTTAAGGAGAGATATTTACAAATCCTAGTCTCAGTTGTGATTTTAATTGCCGCTGCAAAATTGTTTATTGATTCCATGTCTGTAAATATTTCATTAGGATTTTAGCCTCGCTAATCTTTTTGTGTTTTTATACTAATTTTGTAATACATATTGTTCGTTAGGTCTTATGACCTAAGGGCGGGGGAGACTAGTCGGCTCTCCTGTATTTTTACTTTCTATATTGATTTTGCACATATGTTTTCTTAAATCTAGTTTTCTATT is a window encoding:
- a CDS encoding metal-dependent transcriptional regulator; the encoded protein is MKSKNYKRLDSIKAAHQSERTRSSTRMEDYLEIISELVELKGYATTLDISRYMNVSAPSVTKMLQRLDENGFLEYEKYHGINLTNKGIKIAEGIRQKHGILLEFFEILGVGYDTANQDTEGIEHHLNPKTIKQLRKFITFLKANPKIIDNFKNL
- a CDS encoding PINc/VapC family ATPase, with product MSKIVSDTSVIINGQLLSQIESGAVRNSEIIIPQAVFDELQSQASKKREQGFVGLEKIRKLKLLSGSHGLTVIVGGSHPTSDDVKLASSGRIDSLIVDMAKQNNAILYTSDRVQHLVAQAEDVETVFLKSEIKNESLEFLKFFDSETMSIHLKENQCPLAKKGKPGEFVLTKLNDELLSKDYLEMMSSQILDLVNVYDSSTLEISKTGASVVQHEDYRIAITYPPFSESFEITIVHPIVKMSLDDYTISEKLMERFSDSAEGIVISGSPGSGKSTLASGLANFYNNKGKIVKTFESPRDLQVDSGITQYSKLDGSFDNSADILLLVRPDYTIFDEVRRREDFTTFADLRLTGVGMVGVVHANSPLDAIQRFIGKIELGIIPNVLDTVVFVKDGGIQKVYDLELKVKVPTGMTESDLARPVIEIRNFEDNTLEHEIYTFGEENVIVPVGKKTEKIGIEKLAEDKIKETFRQYDPRAEVEILTDNRVKVMVDEQYIASIIGRGGSNINDIEKLLNVHIDVVEKTSNDISMTSNDLPFSFSESKTALLLTVNRDFTAMHADIYANEKFIASVRIGKKGQIKIPKRSDVARNLMDLTSSQNEIKIFLKDF
- a CDS encoding DUF192 domain-containing protein, whose amino-acid sequence is MTTRAQALIPITIAAVIIGVIGMLTLPSDSKLESVEFPRGTILVDDVALEVQIADSEPRRVRGLMFQDQLPPDQGMIFVFKEPGLYSLWMLNMQFPLDMIWFDLDGNVVHIEKNVPPCKTALEITTCQSVVPDDDASYILEVTSGFIDQNNITKDSKLTIISI
- a CDS encoding sulfite exporter TauE/SafE family protein; this encodes MIDQLWLIVLGFGAGILGSMIGLGGGIIVVPVLTFLGFSPTVAASNSLFAALSNATASTISYSKQKRIDYSLGIKLGLLSIPGTVLGAIVSTDIAPDLFKILFGFVLIASAAYIFLRKQIETKEKIISKQIMIFAIGASFFAGVISSFFGIGGGIVFVPLMVVGMGMAMKKAAPTSQLILLFASFSGVVVHSLLGHPDFIQAGLLAIGSFIGGLVGARLSIDVKERYLQILVSVVILIAAAKLFIDSMSVNISLGF